One Pyrus communis chromosome 13, drPyrComm1.1, whole genome shotgun sequence genomic window carries:
- the LOC137712663 gene encoding NADH--cytochrome b5 reductase 1-like has protein sequence MDFLESLDPQILVGVAVAVVVIAAVAYLFSSKKPKGYLDPENFKDFKLVKRTQLSHNVAKFKFELPTPTAVLGLPIGQHISCRGKDAQGEEIIKPYTPTTLDSDVGYFELVIKMYPQGRMSHHFREMRVGDHLAVKGPKGRFKYQPGQVRAFGMLAGGSGITPMFQVARAILENPKDKTKVHLIYANVTYDDILLKEELDGLARNYPDRFKIYYVLNQPPEVWDGGVGFVSKEMIQEHLPAPAHDIQILRCGPPPMNKAMAGHLEALGYAPEMQFQF, from the exons ATGGATTTCTTAGAGTCACTGGATCCCCAGATCCTTGTGGGTGTAGCTGTGGCTGTTGTTGTTATTGCGGCTGTTGCTTATCTCTTCTCCTCCAAGAAGCCCAaag GCTACTTAGATCCGGAGAATTTCAAGGACTTCAAACTTGTCAAGCGCACGCAGCTGAGCCACAATGTGGCAAAGTTTAAATTTGAACTTCCTACACCTACAGCAGTTTTAGGCCTTCCAATTGGACAGCACATAAGTTGCAG GGGCAAGGATGCACAAGGAGAAGAGATTATCAAACCATATACCCCAACTACATTGGATTCTGATGTTGGATATTTTGAATTGGTTATAAAG ATGTATCCTCAAGGAAGAATGTCACATCATTTCCGAGAGATGCGTGTTGGAGATCATCTTGCTGTCAAGGGACCGAAG GGGCGTTTCAAGTATCAACCTGGCCAAGTTAGAGCATTTGGGATGCTTGCTGGAGGGTCTGGAATCACGCCAATGTTCCAG GTTGCGAGGGCAATATTAGAAAACCCAAAAGACAAAACGAAGGTGCACTTGATCTATGCCAATGTGACATATGATGACATTCTCTTAAAG GAAGAGCTGGATGGCCTTGCTAGGAACTACCCCGATCGCTTCAAGATTTACTACGTCTTGAATCAG CCTCCGGAAGTATGGGATGGTGGTGTTGGCTTTGTCTCAAAGGAAATGATTCAAGAGCACTTGCCAGCCCCGGCGCATGATATTCAG ATTCTGAGGTGTGGTCCGCCCCCGATGAACAAGGCCATGGCTGGTCACCTTGAAGCACTTGGATATGCACCGGAGATGCAGTTCCAGTTCTGA
- the LOC137713965 gene encoding probable arabinosyltransferase ARAD1 → MGITMAERNVSSLAVITRKSLFFLFIVTSTLFILSWFFVLRSTGSPRFIDHKLLPNSKFNAVMDSRSSGSESQKDVEPSTGNRAILVDNEEEEKPSSSSQEKEASQANNGVRCNTNEKVVLKVFMYDLPPEFHFGLLNWKPQGRGVWPDFHTKIPAYPGGLNLQHSIEYWLTLDLLASELPNPPNARAAMRVRNASEADIIFIPFFSSLSYNRFSKRNPHQKKSNNKVLQDKLVKYVTAQKEWKRSGGRDHLIVAHHPNSLLDARMSLWPATFILSDFGRYPPNVANVEKDVVAPYKHVIKSYVNDSSTFDSRPTLLYFQGAIYRKDGGFVRQELFYLLQDEKDVHFTFGSVQKDGINKASQGMHTSKFCLNIAGDTPSSNRLFDAIASHCVPVIISDDIELPYEDVLDYSEFCIFVRTRDALKQNFLVNLTRNIGRDEWTRMWKKLQEVQKFYEFQFPSREGDAVQMIWQAVARRVPAIRMKLYKSRRFSRTVSRKETGLSRIPSPSNFW, encoded by the exons ATGGGAATTACAATGGCCGAAAGGAATGTTTCGTCCCTCGCTGTCATTACTCGAAAatctttgttctttttgtttataGTTACATCAACACTCTTCATATTATCTTGGTTCTTTGTGTTGCGTTCGACGGGCAGTCCTCGCTTCATTGACCATAAATTGTTACCCAATTCCAAGTTTAATGCCGTGATGGACAGTAGGAGTTCTGGAAGTGAGAGTCAAAAAGATGTCGAACCCTCAACTGGGAATCGAGCAATCCTCGTGGataatgaggaagaagaaaagccATCATCTTCATCCCAAGAAAAAGAAGCGTCCCAAGCTAACAATGGTGTCAGATGTAACACGAATGAGAAAGTAGTTCTCAAGGTGTTCATGTATGATTTACCCCCCGAATTTCATTTCGGACTCTTGAATTGGAAACCCCAAGGGCGTGGCGTTTGGCCAGATTTTCATACTAAAATACCTGCTTATCCCGGCGGGTTGAATTTGCAACACAGTATAGAATATTGGCTGACACTGGACCTCCTCGCTTCGGAACTTCCCAACCCACCAAATGCTCGTGCTGCAATGAGAGTGCGCAATGCTAGTGAAGCTGACATTATTTTTATACCGTTCTTTTCTTCCTTGAGCTATAACCGATTCTCCAAGAGAAACCCGCACCAGAAGAAAAGCAATAATAAGGTGCTGCAAGATAAATTGGTGAAGTATGTGACTGCTcaaaaggaatggaagagaTCAGGGGGAAGAGACCACTTAATTGTGGCTCACCATCCAAATAGCCTTTTAGATGCGAGGATGAGTCTATGGCCTGCAACATTCATACTTTCGGACTTTGGGAGGTATCCTCCAAACGTAGCAAATGTGGAGAAAGATGTCGTTGCTCCCTACAAGCATGTCATCAAATCCTATGTGAATGACTCGTCTACTTTTGATAGTCGGCCAACTTTGCTGTACTTCCAAGGCGCGATATATCGAAAGGAT GGTGGCTTTGTTCGGCAAGAGTTATTCTATCTTCTACAAGACGAAAAAGATGTTCATTTCACATTTGGGAGTGTTCAAAAAGATGGAATCAACAAGGCCTCCCAGGGTATGCACACCTCCAAATTCTGCCTCAACATAGCCGGTGACACCCCATCATCAAATCGCCTCTTTGACGCTATTGCTAGCCACTGTGTCCCCGTCATCATCAGTGATGATATTGAACTTCCGTACGAGGACGTGCTTGACTACTCTGAGTTCTGCATATTTGTTCGAACAAGGGACGCTCTTAAGCAGAACTTTCTCGTAAACCTCACCAGGAACATTGGGAGGGACGAGTGGACGCGAATGTGGAAGAAGTTGCAGGAGGTTCAGAAATTCTATGAGTTTCAGTTTCCGTCAAGGGAGGGGGATGCTGTCCAGATGATATGGCAAGCAGTTGCTCGCAGAGTTCCGGCTATCAGAATGAAGTTATACAAGTCTAGACGATTCTCTCGAACAGTTTCTCGGAAGGAGACGGGGTTAAGCAGGATACCATCACCAAGTAACTTTTGGTAA